AGGTTGAAGTGCTGGAACACCATGCCGATCTCGCGCCGCGCGGCGCGCAGCTCGGCGTCCTTGAGCCGGGTGAGGTCGCGCCCGTCCACGATCACCTGCCCCTTCGTTGGGCGGTTGAGCAGGTTGATCACGCGCACCAGCGAGCTCTTGCCCGCGCCCGACCGCCCGATGATGCCGAACACCTCGCCCGGGGTGACGTGCAGGTCAATGCCGCGCAAGGCCTCGACCGGGCCCTGCGGGCCCTGGTAAATCTGGGTGATGCCCCGAAGATCGATCATGGAAACAAAGAGAAACGCCGCGCGGGCCAGCCAGGGCACGCCCGCGAAGCTATGAAAAAAGCAGCGGCCTGCGCTGAATGGGCAGGCCGAAGGCGCCCATTTTACCGTTCAGCGCCAACCCAGCAGCAGGATGGCGATGTTCACCAGGAAGGCCAGCCCCCAGACCACGCTGCGCGCCGTGGGACTGTCCCCCACGTACAGCGCGATGTAGGACACACGCAGCAGGATGAACACGCAAGCCAGCAGGTCTAGCGCCGCCTGCGGCGCGCCGATCTGGTGCGCGATGACGACCGCGCCGATGAAGAACGGCAGCGCCTCGAAGCTGTTGGCCTGGGCCGCGTTGGCGCGTGCGCGCCAGCCGCTCTGGCGCGCCAGCCAGGCGCGCGGGTCGTGGTTGTCGGCGCCGCGGAAGCTCCCGCGCTTGGCCAGCAGCGCGCACAGTATGGGCAGCAGCGCCGCGGCCAGCACGCACCAGTAGGCCACGGTGAAGCGGGTCATTTTGGGTGCCTCAACGCCGGTCCGCAAGCGCGTGGGCGATGGTGCCCAAGTCCACGTACTCCAGCTCGCTGCCCACGGGCACGCCGCGCGCCAGCCGCGTGACGTGGATGCCGCGGCGCTTGAGCGCCTCGGCGATGGCGTGGGCCGTGGCCTCGCCCTCGGCGGTGAAGCTGGTGGCCAGGATCACCTCCTGCACCACGCCGTCGCCGGCGCGCTCCAGCAGCTTGTGCACGCCGATGTCGCGCGGCCCCACGCCGTCCAGCGGCGACAGC
This region of Alicycliphilus denitrificans K601 genomic DNA includes:
- a CDS encoding MAPEG family protein, with translation MTRFTVAYWCVLAAALLPILCALLAKRGSFRGADNHDPRAWLARQSGWRARANAAQANSFEALPFFIGAVVIAHQIGAPQAALDLLACVFILLRVSYIALYVGDSPTARSVVWGLAFLVNIAILLLGWR